DNA from Streptomyces rishiriensis:
AAGCAACCGCGATCCCAGCATTCCCGGCGGCATTTCGGTCGGGTCTGCGGAGACAGAAGGCCGGCGCAGTAACAGGGCCGGCAGATGGTGTAGCAGTTCCTTCGGGCCCTGGCGCCGCACGGTGCCAGGGCCCCTCTACGCGTTGACACAGAGGTGCAAGTGACAGCAGACGATTCGTACAACCGACTCGACGACGATGACTACCCCGCCTACACCATGGGCCGGGCCGCCGAAATGGTCGGCACCACCCAGGGCTTCCTCCGTGCCCTCGGCGAAGCCCGCCTCATCACCCCGCTCCGCTCCGAGGGCGGACATCGCCGCTATTCCCGCTACCAGCTGCGGATCGCCGCCCGCGCCCGGGAACTCGTCGACCACGGGACGCCCATCGAGGCCGCCTGCCGCATCATCATCCTCGAAGATCAGCTCGAAGAGGCACAGCGCATCAACGCGGAGTACCGCCGCGCCGCATCCCGGCACACAGCCGGTATCTGACCCCCCAGTCCCCGCGGCGGCGCGTCAGCCCGCACGCTTCCGTCGATTCCAGAACAAGAGCGCATGATCGCCGAAGACACTCAGCCGCCGGCACACGGCCGGAAGCCCCAGCCCGGCCTCGACCCCACATCCGACGACGTGCACACCCCCGCGGCCGATACGCCGGCCGGCCCGACCGGCCGGCT
Protein-coding regions in this window:
- a CDS encoding MerR family transcriptional regulator; the encoded protein is MTADDSYNRLDDDDYPAYTMGRAAEMVGTTQGFLRALGEARLITPLRSEGGHRRYSRYQLRIAARARELVDHGTPIEAACRIIILEDQLEEAQRINAEYRRAASRHTAGI